A section of the Roseovarius sp. W115 genome encodes:
- a CDS encoding ABC transporter permease, translating to MIPTVPRSRFSIWCYRAYVITFFVYLALPLTVVCIFAFNNSVFPSLPWEGFTLAWFFGTDAPFIGVFNERSIMRAIGTSAFVAVWVAGLAVAVGTCNAFLFVRHEFRGKALLYMLMLLPLIIPGVILGISILVFSSAVANTLEDATGLWFDGLRPGLILVILGQFSFIATFATLVISARLQKFDPSLEEAALNLGASQWGAIRQITLPFLFPAIIASAIVSVLMSFENFNTTLMLVGSESPLTITMFDKLKQGSTPVLNAVSLLLIIVSAAIGLISLLFQNAKR from the coding sequence ATGATCCCCACGGTACCCCGTTCCCGCTTTTCGATCTGGTGCTACCGCGCTTATGTGATCACGTTCTTCGTCTACCTCGCACTGCCGCTCACCGTTGTCTGTATCTTTGCCTTCAACAACAGCGTTTTTCCTTCGCTGCCATGGGAGGGGTTCACACTCGCATGGTTCTTTGGAACAGACGCCCCATTCATCGGCGTCTTCAACGAACGGTCCATCATGCGCGCCATTGGCACGTCTGCTTTTGTGGCGGTCTGGGTGGCTGGTTTGGCGGTTGCCGTGGGAACGTGTAACGCGTTTCTTTTCGTGCGGCATGAATTCCGGGGCAAAGCGCTCTTGTACATGCTCATGTTGTTGCCGCTGATCATTCCCGGCGTGATCCTTGGTATCTCGATCCTGGTCTTTTCCAGTGCCGTGGCCAACACGTTGGAGGATGCAACAGGCCTGTGGTTTGACGGTCTTCGCCCCGGTTTGATCCTTGTCATCCTCGGGCAGTTTTCGTTTATCGCAACCTTTGCCACTTTGGTGATTTCCGCACGTCTGCAGAAATTCGACCCCAGCCTTGAAGAAGCGGCCCTCAATCTTGGGGCAAGTCAGTGGGGTGCGATCCGCCAGATTACATTGCCGTTTCTATTCCCGGCCATCATCGCCTCCGCCATAGTGTCAGTGCTGATGAGCTTTGAGAACTTCAACACCACATTGATGCTCGTGGGATCGGAATCGCCCCTGACAATCACGATGTTCGACAAGCTCAAACAAGGGTCGACGCCGGTCCTGAACGCCGTTTCCCTTCTGCTGATCATCGTATCAGCGGCCATCGGGCTCATCTCACTGCTGTTCCAAAATGCGAAACGGTAA
- a CDS encoding TRAP transporter small permease subunit, translating to MKALRAYIRWTDAFNHRVGRFIMYGIFAMMAVLLWSTISKFSDQPSLWTLEVAQFAMIAYFFLGGPYAIQMGAHVRMDLFYENWSVKRKAATDALMVLCLITYLGVLLWGGLSSTAYSLGHFGSNPVGFFVDLATGEKSLGTLERSRTIWRPYLWPIKSIMCLGIILMLLQALSELFKDILRLRGEEVAQ from the coding sequence ATGAAAGCCCTACGTGCCTACATTCGGTGGACCGACGCCTTCAACCACCGTGTCGGGCGTTTCATCATGTACGGCATTTTCGCCATGATGGCCGTGCTCTTGTGGTCAACCATCAGCAAGTTTTCCGATCAGCCGTCACTTTGGACGCTGGAAGTCGCACAATTTGCGATGATTGCCTACTTCTTTCTGGGTGGGCCGTATGCGATCCAGATGGGTGCGCATGTACGCATGGACCTCTTTTACGAAAACTGGTCCGTTAAACGCAAAGCAGCCACGGATGCGCTCATGGTGCTTTGCCTGATCACCTATCTTGGCGTGCTGCTCTGGGGTGGGCTCAGTTCAACTGCCTATTCCCTGGGGCACTTTGGCTCAAACCCGGTGGGGTTCTTCGTTGATCTGGCCACGGGCGAGAAATCCCTCGGGACACTGGAACGCAGCCGCACGATCTGGCGTCCATATCTCTGGCCGATCAAATCTATCATGTGTCTGGGCATCATACTGATGCTGCTGCAAGCGCTCTCGGAACTATTCAAAGACATCCTGCGCCTGCGCGGCGAAGAGGTGGCGCAATGA
- a CDS encoding ABC transporter permease, which produces MSSDASRLGFYLLIAPLLLWLVVLIILPHIGLFVVSISEKTGVREYEIGFGNYAAFFTEPLYWRTFARTAIMSILATILTLLLGFPIAYYIAKLTRGRTKTTLFLMCMIPFWVSELVRTYGWMILLRETGVFSNALQYVGLTAGPIEFLYNDAAIMVGLVYTSILFMVVPLVTTLDSLDDSLIEAGYDLGGTSFSVMREIVIPHAMPGIVSGCIVVFMLSLGNYLTPILLGGKDSLWFTGMIYTQFITRFNWELGSAFGFLLLALSSLVVFVGLKLSRQSLTETMGR; this is translated from the coding sequence ATGTCCTCTGACGCATCCCGGCTTGGGTTCTACCTGCTGATTGCGCCGCTTTTGTTGTGGTTGGTGGTCCTGATCATCCTTCCACATATCGGTCTGTTCGTTGTGTCCATTTCGGAAAAGACCGGGGTGCGGGAGTATGAGATTGGCTTTGGCAACTATGCGGCGTTTTTCACGGAGCCGCTTTATTGGCGCACGTTTGCACGCACCGCCATCATGTCCATATTGGCGACTATTCTGACCCTGCTACTTGGGTTCCCGATTGCCTACTACATCGCCAAGCTCACTCGGGGGCGCACAAAGACCACGCTCTTTCTGATGTGTATGATCCCGTTTTGGGTGTCCGAACTGGTGCGCACCTATGGTTGGATGATCTTGCTGCGCGAAACGGGCGTGTTTTCCAACGCGCTGCAATATGTCGGTCTAACCGCTGGGCCGATTGAGTTTCTCTACAACGACGCCGCGATCATGGTTGGTCTGGTCTACACCTCGATCCTCTTCATGGTCGTCCCGCTGGTCACAACACTGGACAGTCTCGACGACAGCCTGATCGAAGCAGGCTACGACCTTGGTGGCACAAGTTTTTCGGTGATGCGTGAGATCGTGATCCCCCATGCCATGCCCGGGATCGTTTCGGGTTGCATCGTTGTATTCATGTTATCGCTTGGCAACTACCTCACCCCGATCTTGTTGGGCGGCAAAGACAGCCTTTGGTTCACCGGCATGATCTACACCCAATTCATCACCCGGTTTAACTGGGAACTGGGCTCGGCCTTTGGCTTCCTGCTTTTGGCGCTCTCCTCGCTGGTGGTCTTCGTCGGTCTTAAGCTCTCGCGGCAATCCCTGACTGAGACGATGGGGCGCTGA
- a CDS encoding TRAP transporter permease, producing the protein MTDTRVPNDGATDLTPEAAPDDSLVGITRFGFLLCAIYAGWHLYVLNIAPLETWTFRIVHIAGALILGFGMSAAVSVRPAPEAAAGRLSVILGAIALAGTLVGLGSVIAAASFMEPGASAPPEWTLAAFGWALGGGTILAILTGWLYPARSGQIPLADIALIVATLASCGFILFSLDLLSLRLRAGTPFADPNNGWAAFVIVVLIAEMTRRVAGLALVVIALVFIAYAFAGPWMPGFLEHKGYDAKRFFTYVFTDNGVLGPTTAVSSTYIILFIIFAAFLQSSKVGDYFVNFAFAAAGRARGGPAKVSVLASGLMGMINGTSAGNVVSTGSLTIPLMKKVGYQPKSAAAIEAAASTGGQIMPPIMGAGAFIMAEITGIPYTELVVAALIPAVLYFASIYFMVDFEASRTGMRGLRSDELPKMSDLIRQVYLFLPIFILIGALFSGYSVIRAGTLAIASAAVVSWLTPYRMGPKQVYEALGNGGRMSLQIIIVCACAGLIVGVISLTGVGARFSNLLFDLAQQSTLLALVFAMMIAVILGMGMPTTAAYAVAASVVAPGLIEIGIEPLVAHFFVFYFAVVSAITPPVALAAYAGAAIAGSEPMRTSITSFKVGLAAFIVPFMFYYSPGLLMEAPWYVSLRNLVTALVGVYMLAGAVQGWFIGSAGPVMRVLLLVGAVCMISGDWRTDLLGIAIAGSLILIGWKAGKQAA; encoded by the coding sequence ATGACAGATACGCGGGTGCCAAACGACGGCGCAACGGACTTAACGCCTGAGGCGGCTCCAGACGACAGCCTTGTTGGGATCACGCGTTTTGGCTTTCTGCTCTGTGCCATTTATGCAGGCTGGCACCTTTATGTTCTGAACATTGCACCACTGGAGACGTGGACGTTCCGCATTGTCCATATCGCGGGCGCGCTCATCCTTGGCTTTGGCATGAGTGCTGCCGTGTCGGTGCGTCCAGCGCCCGAAGCGGCGGCGGGGCGGTTATCCGTTATTCTGGGGGCCATTGCTCTGGCCGGGACACTTGTGGGCCTTGGATCCGTCATAGCGGCGGCAAGTTTCATGGAACCGGGTGCCTCTGCCCCTCCGGAATGGACTTTGGCCGCGTTTGGCTGGGCGTTGGGTGGCGGCACCATCTTGGCTATCCTGACCGGCTGGTTGTATCCGGCACGAAGTGGCCAAATCCCCCTAGCCGATATCGCGCTGATCGTCGCGACGCTGGCCAGTTGCGGCTTTATCCTTTTCAGTCTGGATTTGCTGTCTTTGCGTCTGCGCGCAGGCACGCCTTTCGCGGACCCCAACAACGGATGGGCTGCGTTTGTGATCGTGGTTTTGATCGCAGAAATGACCCGTCGGGTGGCAGGACTAGCCCTCGTCGTCATCGCACTGGTCTTCATCGCATATGCGTTTGCAGGCCCATGGATGCCCGGTTTTCTGGAACACAAAGGCTATGACGCAAAACGTTTCTTCACCTATGTGTTCACAGACAACGGCGTACTGGGACCGACAACTGCGGTCTCTTCGACCTACATCATCCTCTTCATCATCTTCGCGGCCTTCCTGCAAAGCTCCAAAGTTGGCGATTATTTCGTGAATTTCGCCTTTGCCGCCGCAGGCCGTGCCCGCGGTGGTCCAGCCAAAGTCTCGGTTCTCGCTTCTGGCCTGATGGGCATGATCAACGGCACCTCTGCAGGCAATGTGGTCTCTACCGGATCGCTGACAATCCCACTGATGAAAAAGGTCGGCTACCAGCCAAAATCCGCAGCCGCGATTGAGGCTGCCGCCTCGACCGGTGGGCAGATCATGCCGCCCATCATGGGGGCCGGTGCGTTCATCATGGCCGAGATCACCGGCATCCCTTACACGGAATTGGTTGTCGCGGCGCTGATCCCTGCCGTCCTCTATTTTGCCTCAATCTACTTCATGGTCGATTTTGAAGCGAGCCGCACGGGCATGCGAGGTTTGAGATCAGATGAGTTGCCAAAGATGTCTGACCTCATCCGGCAGGTATATCTTTTCCTTCCTATCTTTATTTTGATCGGAGCTCTCTTCAGCGGGTACTCCGTCATTCGCGCCGGTACATTGGCCATTGCGTCAGCGGCGGTTGTCAGTTGGCTGACCCCCTACCGCATGGGTCCAAAACAAGTCTATGAGGCGCTCGGCAACGGCGGGCGTATGTCGCTTCAGATCATCATTGTATGCGCCTGTGCTGGATTGATTGTTGGGGTTATCTCTCTGACCGGCGTCGGGGCCCGCTTTTCCAACTTACTGTTTGATCTGGCACAACAAAGCACCCTTCTGGCACTTGTCTTTGCGATGATGATCGCCGTGATCCTCGGCATGGGCATGCCCACAACAGCCGCCTATGCGGTGGCCGCATCGGTTGTCGCGCCAGGGCTCATCGAGATCGGGATCGAGCCTCTGGTTGCACATTTCTTTGTCTTCTACTTTGCCGTGGTCTCGGCAATCACGCCCCCCGTGGCTCTTGCGGCCTATGCAGGTGCTGCAATCGCAGGCTCTGAGCCGATGCGCACGTCGATCACCAGCTTCAAGGTCGGACTTGCGGCCTTTATCGTACCTTTCATGTTCTACTATAGCCCGGGCCTTTTGATGGAAGCGCCCTGGTATGTCAGCTTGCGCAATCTCGTCACGGCGCTTGTAGGCGTTTACATGTTGGCAGGTGCTGTCCAGGGGTGGTTTATCGGATCGGCAGGGCCGGTTATGCGGGTTTTGTTGTTGGTTGGCGCCGTTTGCATGATTTCAGGGGACTGGCGCACTGACCTTTTGGGGATCGCGATTGCGGGGTCCTTGATACTCATCGGCTGGAAGGCAGGAAAGCAGGCAGCCTGA
- a CDS encoding TAXI family TRAP transporter solute-binding subunit: MTVMHKLGALKAFAVAGAFALAAPATFAEDKSDWPDSFSVGTASQGGTYFVYGAGWANMVSETLGIPGGTEVTGGPVQNAALVQAGELDMAMVTMGPAFDAINGESALAPGLKHDKIRAIFPMYKTGFHAVTLAGSGIKTFADIPDGAVVGVGPAGGTPGTYWPRILEGMGKNVEFRNGGAADLAGQLQDGLIDVYTWAGGLPYPSFSQLDAQTDVTYFGFTADEQAEVVATQPVATFTIPAGTYPSLEEDQLSVSMWNFAIAHADVPESLVYEVVKKVMTSNPQMLEIHKAAAETLPENFDKNTFIPWHPGAVRWFEENGFDIPDELKG, translated from the coding sequence ATGACTGTTATGCACAAATTAGGTGCCTTAAAGGCGTTTGCCGTTGCTGGCGCATTTGCGCTGGCCGCACCAGCGACATTCGCTGAGGACAAAAGCGACTGGCCCGATAGCTTCTCGGTCGGCACCGCCAGCCAGGGTGGTACATACTTTGTCTATGGAGCTGGCTGGGCGAACATGGTGTCCGAGACTCTGGGTATTCCAGGCGGGACGGAAGTGACTGGTGGCCCGGTTCAGAACGCCGCCCTCGTGCAAGCCGGCGAGCTTGACATGGCGATGGTCACAATGGGCCCCGCTTTTGACGCTATCAATGGCGAAAGCGCGCTGGCACCTGGTCTCAAGCACGACAAAATCCGTGCGATTTTTCCAATGTATAAAACCGGCTTCCACGCTGTGACACTTGCCGGATCAGGCATCAAGACCTTTGCAGATATCCCTGACGGAGCGGTGGTCGGCGTTGGTCCTGCGGGTGGTACACCCGGCACGTACTGGCCTCGCATCTTGGAAGGCATGGGCAAAAACGTCGAATTCCGCAATGGCGGCGCGGCTGATTTGGCTGGTCAATTGCAGGACGGCTTGATTGACGTCTACACATGGGCCGGCGGGTTGCCTTACCCATCGTTCAGCCAGCTCGATGCGCAAACGGATGTAACGTATTTCGGTTTCACGGCTGATGAACAGGCTGAAGTCGTCGCGACCCAACCTGTGGCCACGTTCACCATTCCGGCGGGCACCTACCCGTCCCTGGAAGAAGATCAGTTGAGCGTATCCATGTGGAACTTTGCGATTGCACATGCGGACGTCCCTGAAAGCCTTGTCTACGAAGTGGTCAAAAAGGTGATGACCAGCAATCCGCAAATGCTGGAGATCCACAAAGCCGCGGCCGAAACTCTGCCAGAGAACTTCGACAAGAATACGTTCATTCCCTGGCATCCTGGCGCGGTGCGTTGGTTTGAAGAAAACGGCTTTGATATCCCCGACGAGCTCAAGGGCTAA
- a CDS encoding MurR/RpiR family transcriptional regulator, translating into MSTNTIAEKLQDRSDDLTRSERQLCDVILQNYPASGLGTITSLAEAAEVSTPTVARLVQKLGFSGFPEFQRALRAELNEKISSP; encoded by the coding sequence TTGAGCACCAATACGATTGCCGAAAAACTGCAGGACCGCTCGGATGACCTGACACGATCGGAACGACAGCTTTGCGACGTGATCTTGCAGAACTACCCCGCGTCGGGCCTTGGCACGATCACCTCATTGGCCGAAGCAGCTGAGGTCTCGACCCCCACGGTGGCAAGGCTTGTGCAAAAACTTGGGTTTTCGGGGTTTCCCGAGTTTCAACGCGCCTTGAGGGCCGAGTTGAACGAGAAAATCTCAAGCCCCTGA
- a CDS encoding MurR/RpiR family transcriptional regulator: protein MDDAPEGHVLNRFTKAVIDNIGQSMSKIAPAEFEHCCDLISDPSRKIYVIGGRITRTLADYFFLHLQVIRDDVVQITSSSNAWPHYLLDLKETDVVVIFDIRRYENGTLKLAEMARERGADIVLFTDQWVSPIADHATVSFASHIAVPSAWDSNLTLMLMSEIVIAEVQERDWEHTQARMEALEDMFDRTKLFRKF from the coding sequence GTGGATGATGCGCCTGAGGGTCATGTGCTCAACCGTTTCACCAAGGCGGTCATCGACAACATTGGTCAATCCATGTCCAAAATCGCCCCTGCTGAGTTTGAGCATTGCTGCGATTTGATCAGTGATCCCTCTCGCAAAATCTATGTCATTGGCGGACGCATCACGCGGACTTTGGCCGATTACTTCTTTTTGCACCTGCAGGTCATCCGGGATGATGTCGTGCAGATCACGTCGAGTTCGAATGCCTGGCCGCATTATCTGCTGGACCTCAAGGAAACCGATGTCGTCGTGATCTTTGACATTCGCAGATATGAAAACGGAACTCTGAAACTGGCGGAAATGGCGCGCGAACGTGGGGCCGATATCGTGCTTTTCACGGATCAATGGGTGTCGCCCATTGCCGACCACGCCACGGTTAGTTTTGCCAGCCACATTGCCGTGCCATCTGCATGGGACTCAAACCTGACCCTGATGCTCATGTCAGAGATCGTGATTGCCGAAGTGCAGGAGCGTGACTGGGAACATACGCAAGCGCGTATGGAAGCCTTGGAAGACATGTTCGACCGCACCAAGCTGTTTCGAAAGTTCTAG
- a CDS encoding ABC transporter ATP-binding protein has product MTVSPDLVCRDLVKDFDSFRAVDHVTFEVPQGSFFSILGPSGCGKTTLLRMIAGFQSPSSGDLLIKGRSMLGVPPNKRPVSMVFQHLALFPTMNIGDNVGFGLRQRGVARSEIKARVTQVLERVGLPGFSERRVEQLSGGQKQRVAIARCMVLEPDVLLLDEPLGALDLKLREHMKIELKALQSEFNTTFVYITHDQSEALVMSDKVAVMNHGRFEQIGTPHEIYYDPKTAFVAGFVGDANRFDAKVSAKSGSALSMVTQAGTQIEVEADASDLSVGQGAEIFLRPEAIELAKAQADLTVKTNTSVGVVTSVFFNGANSMVSLKDAKAGMSFNVALPQTGAFADLQPGDEVYTSWHPAKARCYAHDGA; this is encoded by the coding sequence ATGACCGTTTCGCCTGATCTTGTCTGTCGCGATCTTGTCAAAGATTTCGACAGTTTCCGCGCCGTTGATCACGTCACTTTTGAAGTGCCGCAAGGGTCGTTCTTTTCCATTCTGGGACCTTCGGGATGTGGGAAAACCACGCTTTTGCGGATGATTGCCGGGTTTCAATCCCCCTCAAGCGGCGATCTATTGATCAAAGGCCGCTCAATGCTTGGTGTGCCGCCGAACAAGCGCCCGGTCTCCATGGTGTTTCAGCATCTGGCGCTCTTCCCGACGATGAATATCGGCGACAATGTCGGCTTTGGCTTGCGCCAGCGCGGTGTCGCCAGGTCCGAGATAAAGGCACGCGTGACCCAAGTGCTTGAACGTGTTGGTTTGCCTGGGTTTTCAGAGCGACGGGTAGAGCAGTTGTCCGGCGGGCAAAAACAGCGTGTCGCCATCGCAAGGTGCATGGTTTTGGAACCTGACGTGCTTTTGCTGGATGAACCACTTGGCGCCTTGGACCTCAAGCTGCGCGAGCATATGAAGATCGAGCTGAAGGCACTTCAGTCGGAATTCAACACCACGTTCGTCTACATCACGCATGATCAGTCCGAAGCCCTTGTCATGAGCGACAAGGTTGCAGTGATGAACCATGGCCGCTTTGAGCAAATCGGCACGCCGCATGAGATCTATTACGATCCAAAGACCGCCTTCGTGGCTGGTTTTGTCGGTGATGCGAACCGGTTTGACGCAAAGGTCAGCGCCAAGTCAGGGTCCGCCTTGTCAATGGTCACTCAGGCGGGCACGCAAATCGAAGTCGAAGCGGACGCCAGCGACTTGAGCGTAGGGCAGGGGGCCGAGATTTTCCTGCGCCCCGAAGCCATCGAACTGGCCAAAGCCCAAGCGGATTTGACAGTCAAAACAAATACCAGCGTCGGGGTTGTGACATCTGTGTTTTTCAATGGCGCCAACAGCATGGTGAGCCTGAAGGATGCAAAGGCGGGCATGTCGTTCAATGTGGCCTTGCCACAAACCGGGGCCTTTGCAGATCTGCAGCCCGGAGACGAAGTCTACACGAGCTGGCATCCCGCCAAGGCGCGTTGCTATGCGCATGACGGGGCTTAG
- a CDS encoding extracellular solute-binding protein: MKIKLVSSIVLATSLMAQGAHAETLRLLTWGGYAPEEVIAKFEAETGHTVEVTTSNNEEMIAKLRATNGGGFDLAQPSQDRITSAQEEFGIYKPIDMSRVNAELFIPSMLSATAGNTTYNGEVYGLPHVWGTSGLVVNTAEAGDVKDYTDLCEASVSGKVSYRLKRPTLIGFAYSMGLDPFAAYSDTEAYQGILDQVEAKLTECKPNVKTYWEGGDEIKNLLRSGEVVASMAWDTGGWQLNADNPDITFVAPESGALGWIDTFVLPARGRADDAAYDWINFVMQPEIAAMITNTAGNFTAAVDGDAGVSADLKARYQGSFDQSAIDNIKWYPPVPAGLETMEGATLDRVNAAN; the protein is encoded by the coding sequence ATGAAAATCAAACTCGTTTCGTCGATTGTGCTCGCGACATCGCTGATGGCACAGGGCGCTCACGCAGAGACGCTCAGGCTTTTGACCTGGGGTGGCTATGCGCCTGAAGAGGTCATCGCCAAGTTTGAGGCCGAGACAGGTCACACTGTCGAAGTCACAACGTCAAACAACGAAGAAATGATTGCCAAGCTGCGGGCAACAAATGGCGGCGGGTTCGACCTTGCACAACCCAGCCAGGACCGGATCACCAGTGCTCAGGAAGAATTTGGCATCTACAAGCCAATCGACATGTCACGCGTGAATGCCGAACTTTTCATTCCGTCGATGCTAAGCGCAACGGCTGGCAACACGACATATAACGGTGAAGTTTACGGCTTGCCGCATGTCTGGGGGACAAGTGGGCTTGTCGTGAACACGGCGGAGGCTGGGGATGTAAAAGACTACACAGATCTTTGCGAAGCTTCCGTGTCGGGTAAGGTGTCATACCGCCTGAAACGGCCAACGCTCATTGGCTTTGCCTATTCGATGGGGCTGGACCCGTTCGCAGCCTATTCCGATACAGAGGCGTACCAAGGGATCCTGGACCAGGTCGAAGCCAAGCTCACCGAATGCAAACCAAATGTAAAAACCTACTGGGAAGGTGGCGACGAGATTAAAAACCTTCTGCGCTCGGGCGAAGTGGTCGCGTCCATGGCATGGGACACAGGCGGCTGGCAGCTCAACGCGGACAATCCGGATATCACCTTTGTTGCCCCTGAATCCGGGGCTTTGGGATGGATCGACACGTTTGTATTGCCTGCGCGTGGCCGGGCTGATGATGCCGCCTATGACTGGATCAACTTTGTCATGCAGCCAGAAATCGCCGCCATGATCACCAACACAGCAGGCAATTTCACCGCGGCGGTTGATGGCGATGCAGGTGTTAGCGCCGATCTCAAGGCGCGTTATCAAGGCAGCTTTGATCAGAGCGCCATTGACAACATCAAGTGGTATCCTCCGGTCCCCGCTGGTCTTGAGACGATGGAAGGCGCGACACTTGATCGCGTCAACGCCGCGAACTGA
- a CDS encoding malonate--CoA ligase: MTNPLYDELFGKHAGQSTPFLILPDGAVWTHGAFLAKAAQYAHVLKVMGLETGDRVAVQVEKSPDALALYAACVQAGLVFLPLNTAYTVDELSYFIDNSGARAVICDPARRDGLAPVVARSGAVMETLDAAGCGSLVDKASHQPDIFDTVTRVEDDLAAFLYTSGTTGRSKGAMLTQANLLSNARTLAEHWHFTDKDVLLHALPIFHTHGLFVGTNITLIAGGAMIFVSKFNVEDMIALMPQATSMMGVPTFYTRLLSDERFTKDLTAHMRLFISGSAPLLAETHAQFEARTGHRILERYGMTETNMNTSNPYDGERRAGTVGFPLPGVELKITDPETGETLPKDTVGQIEVRGPNVFKGYWQMPEKTAAELREDGFFITGDLGLIDDRGYVHIVGRNKDLIISGGYNIYPKEIELVLDAQPGVLESAVIGVPHADFGETVVGVIVPEPGETPDLDAIATAATTSLARFKHPRKLVCLDALPRNAMGKVQKNILRDQYKDLFVPA; this comes from the coding sequence ATGACAAACCCGCTTTATGATGAGCTTTTCGGCAAACATGCCGGTCAAAGCACGCCGTTCCTCATCCTGCCGGACGGGGCGGTTTGGACGCATGGGGCCTTTCTGGCGAAGGCCGCTCAATATGCACATGTTCTGAAAGTAATGGGCCTGGAGACCGGCGACCGCGTAGCCGTACAGGTCGAGAAGTCTCCTGATGCTCTGGCGCTCTATGCGGCTTGCGTGCAGGCCGGCTTGGTCTTTTTACCCTTGAACACGGCCTACACGGTCGATGAACTCAGCTACTTCATCGATAACAGCGGTGCGCGCGCGGTGATCTGTGATCCGGCACGACGCGACGGGCTGGCGCCGGTTGTCGCAAGATCTGGCGCAGTTATGGAAACGCTGGATGCAGCCGGGTGTGGCAGCTTGGTGGACAAGGCGAGCCATCAGCCAGATATTTTTGATACCGTCACACGCGTCGAAGATGACCTTGCCGCGTTTCTTTACACCTCTGGCACAACGGGGCGCTCAAAAGGCGCAATGCTCACGCAAGCCAACCTGCTGTCAAATGCGCGCACCCTGGCCGAGCACTGGCATTTCACCGACAAGGACGTGCTGTTGCACGCCTTGCCGATCTTTCACACCCATGGGCTTTTTGTCGGAACCAACATCACGCTCATTGCTGGCGGTGCGATGATTTTCGTTTCCAAATTCAATGTCGAGGACATGATCGCGCTGATGCCGCAGGCGACATCAATGATGGGTGTGCCCACGTTCTATACACGTCTCTTGAGCGATGAGCGCTTTACCAAGGACCTGACAGCACATATGCGCCTGTTCATTTCGGGGTCTGCTCCGCTTCTGGCCGAGACGCACGCACAGTTCGAGGCCCGCACCGGTCACCGTATCCTTGAACGCTACGGTATGACCGAGACCAACATGAACACGTCCAACCCTTATGACGGTGAACGTCGGGCAGGCACGGTTGGCTTTCCTTTGCCGGGTGTCGAATTGAAGATCACTGATCCTGAAACTGGAGAAACCCTGCCCAAAGACACAGTGGGGCAGATCGAAGTGCGCGGCCCCAACGTCTTCAAAGGCTACTGGCAGATGCCAGAAAAAACCGCCGCTGAGCTGCGCGAAGACGGGTTCTTTATCACCGGCGATCTCGGGCTGATCGATGATCGTGGCTATGTGCACATCGTGGGCCGCAACAAGGACCTGATCATCTCGGGCGGTTATAACATCTACCCCAAGGAAATTGAGCTGGTGCTCGACGCGCAACCCGGTGTGCTGGAAAGCGCTGTGATCGGCGTGCCTCATGCGGATTTCGGGGAAACTGTCGTCGGGGTTATCGTTCCGGAACCCGGTGAAACACCCGACCTTGACGCTATCGCCACTGCGGCCACGACATCCCTGGCGCGCTTCAAACATCCGCGTAAACTGGTCTGCCTTGACGCCTTGCCGCGCAATGCGATGGGGAAGGTGCAAAAGAACATCCTGCGGGACCAGTACAAGGACCTCTTTGTGCCTGCATGA